Proteins encoded within one genomic window of Enterococcus haemoperoxidus ATCC BAA-382:
- the proB gene encoding glutamate 5-kinase has translation MRKQLKEAKRIVIKVGTSTLIYPNGNINLSAIDQLAFTLSDLRNQDKEIILVSSGAIGVGLNKLNMDKRPPTIPEQQAVAAVGQAELMNIYNQRFLTYNQQIAQLLLTRDVIEYPESRKNVTNTIEQLLKMGIIPVINENDTVAIDELDHLTKFGDNDQLSAIVTQLIQADALIMLSDIDGFFSDNPNTNKDATLFSEINEINDELLQLAGGKGSRFGTGGMYSKLKAAERVLAHNGAMILANGQQPKIIFDILNGEMIGTLFI, from the coding sequence ATGCGAAAACAATTAAAAGAAGCCAAACGAATCGTCATCAAAGTTGGGACAAGTACCTTGATTTACCCCAACGGAAATATCAATTTAAGTGCCATCGATCAATTAGCCTTTACCTTATCCGATTTACGTAACCAAGACAAAGAGATCATCTTAGTCTCGTCTGGTGCAATCGGTGTTGGCTTAAATAAGTTAAACATGGACAAACGACCCCCGACCATTCCAGAACAACAAGCAGTTGCTGCGGTTGGGCAAGCGGAGTTGATGAACATTTACAACCAGCGCTTTTTGACTTATAACCAGCAAATCGCCCAATTATTATTAACAAGAGATGTGATCGAATATCCTGAGAGCCGCAAAAATGTAACGAACACAATAGAACAACTCCTGAAAATGGGGATCATTCCAGTCATCAACGAAAATGATACTGTCGCAATCGATGAATTAGATCATCTAACAAAATTTGGCGACAATGATCAACTATCGGCAATCGTAACTCAACTGATACAAGCAGATGCGTTGATCATGTTATCTGATATCGATGGGTTCTTTTCTGATAATCCGAATACTAATAAAGACGCCACACTCTTTTCTGAAATCAATGAGATCAACGACGAGCTTTTACAATTAGCAGGTGGCAAAGGCAGCCGCTTTGGAACTGGCGGTATGTACAGTAAATTGAAAGCTGCAGAACGTGTACTAGCACATAATGGCGCCATGATTTTAGCAAATGGGCAGCAGCCTAAGATTATTTTTGATATTTTAAATGGTGAAATGATTGGTACGTTATTTATTTAG
- a CDS encoding glutamate-5-semialdehyde dehydrogenase, whose translation MTDLIQLGKQAKETAYQLGLMDAKTKNDLLLHMADELEKNTATILLENQKDLATATENGITETMLDRLRLTDERIKEMADGIRQVATLPDPIGEVDKMWKNEDGLMIGKQRVPLGVIGIIYESRPNVTTDAASLCFKTGNAVILRGGKEAFHSNQVLVTVLQQALKQKGASPFAIQFVADTSRETAQKLMKLNDYLDVLIPRGGANLIKTVLTTATVPVIETGTGNCHVYIDKDAQLEMATNIIVNAKCQRPSVCNSAETLLIHQDVAADFLPVIEKALNEYNVELRADERAIAIFKQSIPATEEDWETEFNDFILAVKVVDSLDEAIQHINRYNTKHSESIISDNYFATQQFLQQVDAAAVYANASTRFTDGFVFGFGAEIGISTQKLHARGPMGLAELTSTKYIVYGDGQYRK comes from the coding sequence ATGACTGATTTAATACAATTAGGCAAACAAGCGAAAGAAACAGCTTATCAACTAGGTTTGATGGACGCAAAAACAAAAAATGATCTGTTACTGCATATGGCGGATGAGCTAGAAAAAAATACTGCTACAATCTTACTCGAAAATCAGAAAGATTTAGCCACAGCCACAGAAAACGGGATTACTGAAACAATGCTTGATCGTTTACGTTTAACTGATGAACGAATTAAAGAAATGGCTGATGGCATCCGTCAAGTTGCAACCTTGCCTGATCCAATCGGTGAAGTCGATAAAATGTGGAAAAATGAAGATGGCTTGATGATCGGTAAACAACGTGTGCCATTAGGTGTCATCGGCATCATCTATGAATCTCGTCCAAATGTGACAACAGATGCAGCCAGCCTTTGTTTTAAAACCGGAAATGCCGTAATTTTACGTGGCGGAAAAGAAGCATTTCACTCAAATCAAGTCTTAGTAACTGTTTTACAACAAGCGTTAAAACAAAAAGGCGCTTCCCCTTTTGCGATTCAATTTGTTGCTGATACTTCTCGGGAAACGGCTCAAAAATTGATGAAATTAAATGACTATCTAGATGTGTTGATTCCTCGTGGTGGTGCTAACCTGATCAAAACGGTTTTAACAACCGCAACTGTTCCAGTGATTGAAACAGGAACCGGTAATTGTCATGTTTATATCGATAAAGATGCCCAATTAGAAATGGCTACTAATATCATCGTCAATGCAAAATGCCAACGTCCTTCTGTTTGTAACTCAGCAGAAACATTGTTGATCCATCAAGATGTAGCAGCAGATTTCCTTCCTGTTATCGAAAAAGCTCTGAATGAATATAATGTAGAATTACGTGCCGATGAACGAGCGATAGCAATTTTCAAGCAATCGATCCCAGCTACTGAAGAAGATTGGGAAACTGAGTTCAATGACTTCATTTTAGCCGTTAAAGTCGTAGATTCTTTAGACGAAGCCATTCAGCATATCAATCGCTACAATACGAAACATTCTGAAAGTATTATCAGTGATAATTATTTTGCTACACAACAATTTTTACAGCAAGTTGATGCGGCGGCTGTTTATGCTAATGCTTCTACACGTTTTACAGATGGATTTGTTTTTGGTTTCGGTGCAGAAATCGGTATTAGTACACAGAAACTGCATGCTAGAGGTCCGATGGGATTAGCGGAATTGACCTCTACAAAATATATTGTTTATGGCGATGGACAGTATCGGAAATAA
- a CDS encoding MucBP domain-containing protein has product MRTKRQSILKRIIFLGSILVLLIPTNAIAQESDHSDEQSTAQETSQSVNQSTSSTETEVESSESSTATSSTEPMMGPQPRLSIGSGYVDTIQILDNKKGILHFKSVSKAVAVFGLGAQTVSRIKIDPEIAIPFFSTPNYKEYIGGQVDRNGSIGVSINITMQKLLTKNVGVIAGRDRAYYNESTETFNVLSPVYPIAMSDLWQNIDMTIDLGRWSKDTGILIERKSYYNVDLATSQGGTALSFSPSPSRSYLYDDVTELNSWIENPVDPTTITSENDRVFGGITKQNMENRHPADCTIRLSANNKIIAQNIPIDASGDWRYNSIQKFISGTVIKAQVVAKEKAVHENGYLDTNLSTPSYYTIGQDGTLWEQWQVKPPTISTAYDEETNITGSVPDQNRQYSRTYQLVIVLNGEIIYRGLDPEPGVYGAPVFGKNLATGDVIEAYIIGYEPGEAAKQSKTVKTIVLENKEGQENWANWIVDPPILDDADHGDDVITGSVPPQNKFNDRNYDVVVSVNGVKVGTERFTFNGGEFIIPLTNVLVEQDVITAKIVGHEAGQADKTSTTVTKVVSDSSNWEGWSVNAPLINEAYAGDGNITVDIGNQNIEFDREYQLKVSVNGVVVSNIIPAKVNGRHNIAVGFPLKGGDVIRAQIIGSQAHRPDKESSVTELIVGEKKQNVQVQFVDEEGTPLSDPVVLRGDAGTTIDLTKEATIQVVISSLVGKHFELVKAPNNESAISIDKEEKTVQYQFKGTLFVDSFPKTLNFGDKYLTKSFIKGEQPKYDVPLIIGDTRKKKTSWTLTATLAKPLTSQDSPSEVLPRALYYKQNDTTKVALKEGESQPIEVGTMSGTGIYNVSENWDSNKQGLQLNVFSNEVIQKGQYKAAILWQVSETP; this is encoded by the coding sequence ATGAGAACTAAAAGACAATCAATACTCAAAAGGATTATTTTCTTAGGTTCAATTCTGGTACTGCTGATACCAACTAATGCTATAGCGCAAGAGAGTGATCATTCAGACGAACAGTCTACGGCACAAGAGACTAGTCAATCAGTCAATCAATCTACAAGTTCTACTGAAACTGAGGTAGAGTCATCGGAGTCATCCACTGCTACATCGAGCACGGAGCCAATGATGGGTCCGCAACCTCGTTTAAGTATCGGAAGTGGATATGTGGATACTATTCAGATACTAGACAACAAAAAGGGGATTTTGCATTTTAAATCAGTATCAAAAGCTGTGGCTGTTTTTGGACTTGGAGCGCAGACCGTGAGTAGAATTAAGATCGATCCTGAGATAGCTATACCATTTTTTAGTACACCTAATTATAAAGAGTATATTGGGGGACAAGTCGATAGGAATGGTAGTATTGGGGTCAGTATCAATATTACTATGCAAAAGTTGCTAACTAAAAATGTTGGTGTTATAGCCGGTAGAGATAGAGCTTATTACAATGAAAGTACGGAAACCTTTAATGTTCTGTCCCCAGTCTATCCGATCGCAATGTCCGATTTATGGCAAAATATAGATATGACCATTGATTTGGGACGGTGGAGTAAAGATACAGGGATTTTGATTGAGCGCAAGTCGTATTACAATGTTGACCTTGCAACAAGTCAAGGAGGTACGGCATTAAGCTTTTCCCCATCTCCATCTCGTAGTTATTTATATGATGACGTGACAGAATTAAACAGTTGGATTGAAAACCCAGTAGATCCAACAACGATCACTTCAGAAAATGATCGTGTTTTTGGAGGGATCACCAAACAGAATATGGAAAATCGTCACCCAGCTGATTGCACAATTAGATTAAGTGCAAATAATAAGATTATCGCACAAAATATTCCGATTGATGCATCAGGTGATTGGAGATATAACTCTATTCAAAAATTTATATCCGGTACAGTTATTAAAGCACAAGTTGTTGCTAAAGAAAAAGCAGTACATGAAAATGGCTATTTAGATACCAATCTATCTACCCCCAGCTACTATACAATCGGACAAGACGGGACTCTATGGGAACAATGGCAAGTAAAACCACCAACGATTTCAACTGCATACGATGAAGAAACAAATATAACAGGGAGTGTTCCGGATCAAAATCGACAATATTCACGAACATATCAACTGGTTATTGTTTTAAACGGTGAAATCATTTATAGAGGACTGGATCCTGAGCCAGGAGTATATGGAGCACCAGTATTTGGTAAAAACTTAGCTACCGGTGATGTTATCGAAGCCTATATAATTGGGTATGAGCCTGGAGAAGCCGCAAAACAAAGTAAAACAGTAAAAACCATCGTATTAGAAAATAAGGAAGGTCAAGAGAATTGGGCAAACTGGATAGTTGATCCACCGATACTTGATGATGCTGATCATGGTGATGATGTAATCACTGGTAGTGTCCCACCACAAAATAAATTTAATGATCGGAACTATGATGTAGTTGTATCCGTAAACGGTGTGAAAGTTGGGACAGAACGGTTTACGTTTAATGGCGGAGAATTTATTATACCTTTAACTAACGTTTTAGTTGAACAAGATGTGATTACGGCAAAAATTGTTGGTCATGAAGCAGGTCAAGCAGATAAAACAAGTACAACTGTAACAAAAGTAGTTTCAGATTCTTCTAATTGGGAAGGATGGAGCGTTAATGCTCCACTAATTAATGAAGCTTATGCTGGGGATGGGAATATCACCGTAGATATAGGAAATCAAAATATAGAATTTGATCGTGAGTACCAGCTTAAAGTTTCTGTTAATGGTGTAGTTGTATCAAACATAATTCCAGCAAAAGTAAATGGACGTCATAACATTGCTGTAGGTTTTCCTTTAAAAGGTGGAGATGTGATTAGAGCTCAAATAATAGGGAGTCAAGCACATCGTCCAGATAAAGAAAGTAGTGTAACTGAATTAATAGTAGGTGAGAAAAAACAAAATGTTCAGGTACAATTTGTAGACGAAGAGGGAACCCCCTTAAGTGATCCTGTTGTTTTAAGAGGAGATGCAGGGACAACGATTGATTTAACAAAAGAAGCAACGATTCAGGTAGTGATTAGTTCACTCGTTGGAAAACATTTTGAGTTAGTCAAAGCACCAAATAATGAATCTGCTATTTCCATAGATAAAGAAGAAAAAACAGTACAGTATCAATTTAAAGGGACGTTATTTGTAGACTCGTTTCCAAAAACGTTAAATTTTGGGGATAAGTACTTAACAAAATCATTTATTAAAGGCGAACAACCAAAATATGATGTTCCGCTTATCATTGGTGATACACGGAAGAAGAAAACAAGTTGGACATTAACAGCCACCTTAGCGAAACCGTTGACTAGTCAAGATAGTCCAAGTGAAGTTCTTCCAAGAGCATTATATTATAAGCAAAATGATACGACTAAGGTGGCATTAAAAGAAGGAGAATCTCAGCCAATTGAAGTTGGTACAATGTCAGGCACTGGCATTTACAATGTTAGTGAAAATTGGGATTCTAATAAACAAGGATTGCAGTTAAATGTTTTTTCTAATGAGGTTATTCAAAAAGGACAATACAAAGCGGCTATATTATGGCAAGTGAGTGAAACTCCCTGA
- a CDS encoding DUF916 and DUF3324 domain-containing protein, producing MIKKRRLYYLILGIIFLFGKPITVFSNENASDLIKDFSYEVLFPENQQDKNIGYYDLLIQTGQKQVIQLKLNNTSTRQLKVEINVNSAKTNGNGVIEYGPNKLEKDVSLNYDLAEIMTGPEEVTLAPNSSETIDFTIMAPKVEFEGYITGGIQLKPIVRESDSQDGSNFIQNKFAFLIGVLLSEADTKKIKPVMKLNDVYLKLKDGVYSLFVNISNTKGVFVEKMSANIKIREKNSTKVLIDFNKKEMRMAPHSMIDLPVSFYDQKMTAGEYTADIKVTTEQGTNWTWVKNFNFTKIEAEQINKQATEKEDSSFNYWWLLLPVILLIVVILALINNKKNPKIKRS from the coding sequence ATGATAAAAAAAAGACGACTATATTATCTAATTTTAGGAATCATTTTCCTATTTGGTAAGCCTATTACAGTTTTTTCTAATGAAAATGCATCTGATTTAATCAAGGATTTTTCTTATGAGGTATTGTTCCCTGAGAATCAGCAAGATAAAAATATTGGGTACTACGATCTTTTAATACAAACTGGACAGAAACAAGTGATTCAGCTAAAATTAAATAATACATCCACAAGACAGCTAAAAGTTGAAATCAATGTGAATAGCGCAAAAACAAATGGAAATGGTGTCATTGAGTATGGACCTAACAAACTAGAAAAAGATGTTTCGTTGAATTACGATCTCGCTGAAATCATGACAGGCCCAGAGGAAGTCACTTTAGCGCCGAATAGTAGTGAAACGATCGACTTTACGATCATGGCTCCAAAAGTAGAATTTGAAGGTTACATAACGGGTGGGATTCAATTGAAACCAATTGTCAGAGAGAGTGATTCTCAGGATGGAAGTAACTTTATCCAGAATAAGTTTGCTTTTTTAATCGGTGTCTTACTCAGTGAAGCAGATACAAAAAAAATAAAACCAGTAATGAAGCTCAACGATGTTTATCTAAAATTAAAAGACGGCGTTTACTCCTTATTTGTAAATATTTCAAATACTAAAGGAGTTTTTGTTGAAAAAATGTCGGCTAATATTAAGATTAGAGAGAAAAATAGTACAAAAGTATTGATTGATTTTAATAAAAAAGAGATGAGAATGGCTCCGCATTCAATGATTGATTTGCCTGTGTCTTTTTATGATCAAAAAATGACTGCTGGAGAATATACAGCAGATATCAAGGTGACAACAGAACAGGGAACCAATTGGACGTGGGTAAAAAATTTTAACTTTACAAAAATTGAAGCAGAACAAATCAATAAGCAAGCGACTGAAAAGGAGGATTCAAGTTTTAATTATTGGTGGTTGCTATTGCCCGTGATTCTTTTAATAGTAGTGATCCTAGCTTTAATCAATAATAAAAAAAATCCTAAAATTAAACGATCCTAA